The Trichomycterus rosablanca isolate fTriRos1 chromosome 17, fTriRos1.hap1, whole genome shotgun sequence DNA segment TTAGTCCATACTGCTAGGATCTGggcatccagggtttgaatcttagcggtgctattggccagttgggtgtctgcatggacatgattggctaatgtctggtGGCCAACATCCTAGCTCGCATGTGTCAAACTccggcgagagcttaaaagacgtatgattgtcttaaagtacactgtaaaatcatacataaactgcatctcccacaatgcatgccgattaaGTGACTGCATCCCAGCACTAGattgcagtgtttccacatcagcgtttaactgaggcggttttccaacaagtgatgttgagaaatatttacaaataatcccaaaatgtacaagaagagaaatttgaagcagaaggaaggtgATTTAATGAAATATAGGAAAGTGAATACTCCTTTTGGAAAGTGCTTCAAGAAGTAAAACGATACGTCcttgttatgaggccgtgtccgtggtaaaggagtacaatataaatgtagatatacattagaaatatacagtatacatttggcattttgacaccaaacacagaatttagcctccaagaaaaacaacaaattatttAAGATCTAAAAGGCAGACAGCAaccacagcaggatacgttacaatcggtcCTTTGAGGGCCACCCTCGGTGAAAATAAGTTTGGCACCCCTGGCCTAGCTATTGGGAGGtgtacttgtcagtgcgctctcagtgttggtcccaagcccggataaaatggTAGGTGGATCAGGtctgctgtggcaacccctaaatacGGAAGCagtcaaaatataataataatgacaataataataataatgatgatgataataataataataataataataataataatcataataataataataaccataataatgacaatgataataataataatgatgataataataataataataataatgataatgacgatgataataataataataataataataataatagtaataataataataataataataataataaataattaataattaataataatagtaataataatgataataatagtaataataataataataataggcttttcatgtatttattcattatggAGTACTGGCTAAATATTCTGACATAATAGTGCAgtatatgttttattaattcattggtttttttttttacactgtcatgctttttaatttaaaagattggctctttaattaaataatacatattacatattacaattTAATTTAACAACCTACAATATAGtcgtaaaatacattaaaatgtacctatacagtatatttctgaatgtcattaaatatttcaatatgtgttttaaatatgtgtattttttactttactagGTACCGCTCCCCTGCCTACCATGTGCAGGCCTGGTATGATGAGGTGAAGGACTACACCTATCCTTACCCTCATGAATGCAACCCCTGGTGCCCTGAACGCTGCTCCGGACCCATGTGTACCCACTACACTCAGGTACTACTGGTATTAATTATACAGCAAAAGAATATGATAGACATTTGGCCCATTgtatatgtacatgtgtgtatgtttaatacATATTAGGACAACTAATTGCTGCGAAGGATAAAAGGATAGTGGATGTTGAATAATGTGTAACCTCAGACCTTGCTTAGAAACTGTGATGGATTTATGGTGGATTCTGTTCCAAGCCTGGATCATTTTCATGTTAGACCTGCGttcttacaaaatacaaaagtcTCCATGCACTGAGTACCCCCCTGTTCCTGAATTTCTTACTGATACATCTACAATTTCCTGCTTCTAAGTATCCGCAAAATCAAACTTAATTTCAACCTTAATACTGGAGTCATGTGGAGAGGTATAAGGGAGCACTTTAAACCCACTGAACCCATTGTTCATTGACTATCATGTGTTTTCTGGCTCTATGACAGGAAGTGCATTCTTGAAATAGAAGAAAATAAAGTGAgtgaaagaaaaaaaccctTTTTTTACCCCCTTCACTGTTGAACAGTCTAAAAACCCATTGTGCTATTTAACTGTACAAGAGAGAAAGACCTGAGTCAGCATCTCCATTCATTTACAAGTAAAACAGTCCTGGCTCATGTAGCATGGCTGCACTTGATAAACCACATTGTGCATGCATTCAGCAAGATTGGCTCCAGCTCTAATTCTCAGTCAATGGACTGCGTGCAAGCCTTTCTTCAATGATGTTTAGAATGTGGTGAAACATACAAGTTCACAGGAAACTGGGGTTGGACACACTTGAAATAccagcttctttttttttggcccCATGGACCTATCAATCTGGCTGTGTAGACCCAGCCAGGGGTGCAATTCTCATTTGCAGAAGCATGCTCAATCTAAAGCTGGGGAAAATGCTGACAAAGATAAAAGTGCAAATAATACAAGGTAGCAAATGGAAGAAACCAAACTCAAAACCTTGTAGGACACTGTGGACTGTGAGACTCCTTAAAACCATTTAaagactgactgtagtccatctgtttctctacatacctttttagcctgctttcaccctgttcttcaatggtcatgacccccacaggaccaccacagagcaggttctatttaggtggtgactcattctcagcactacagtgacactgacatggtggtggtgtgttagtgtgtgttgtgctggtatgagtggatcaaacacagcagcgctggtggaggttttaaataccgtgtccactcactgtgtactctattagacattcctacctagttggtccaccttgtcgatgtaaagtcagaaacaatcactcatctactgctgctgttttagttggtcatcttctagacctttatcagtggtcacaggacgctgcctagcgccaatgttggctggatatttttggttggtgaactattctcagtccagcactgacagtgaggtgtttaaaaactccatcagcgctgctgtgtctgatccactcataccagcacaacacacactaacacaccaccaccatgtcagtgtcactgcagtgctgagaatgatccaacacccaaataatacctactctgtagtggtcctgggagagtcctgaccattgaagaacagcatgaaagggggctaacaaagcatgcagagaaacagatggactacagtcagtaattgtagaactacaaagtgcttctgtgtggtaagtggagctgataaaatggacaatgtgtgtagaaacaaggaggtggttttaatgttatggctgatcggtatacagTGTGACAGCGTGAAGCTGTTTTTTTGGTTTCCCCTCTTTTAATCAACACATTAAACCAAACgtaatgttgttttttgttattcatTCGTTAAATGTAATTAGTCGAGGGTTATTATTTCTGATTCTTAATACCTGGTCTCCAAAACCCCAGAGCGGCAGGAACCTGCACAGTAATGGCAGGAAGCCCTCTGCATGCCTATGCACTGCTATAGCGTTATGTTATGTGTGCATCATTGTATTCTTGGATGTTTCTGGTTGGTTGCAGATCGTCTGGGCCACCACCAATCGTGTGGGCTGTGCAGTCCATGTGTGTCCACTCATGAACGTGTGGGGGAATACCTGGGAAAATGCTGTCTACCTCGTGTGTAACTACTCACCAAAGTAAGCATTGCACTCATTTTCCAACACTTAATCCATTcacacatcacaattacatgGTGTATTCCAAGGCTCTTTAGTAGAAAGTGTTTAAAGAGAAAATACCTGTTTAATAAACGTTCTGAAGCCATGAATAAGTTTGGTCTAATGACTATGATGACTAATGATTAGAATTATGCTGGTTCATAATTTCCAGGCTTTCTTAATCATTTAATGGACTTGGTATTCGGACATAGGTTGTGATAATGTGCAGAGAAAATTAAAGCAGTTGGATTCTTAGTCAAGCGAATAAGCATAATGACTCTGTAACTATCGCTGACCCCTCTTTGGTCTGCAGAGGAAACTGGATCGGAGAAGCTCCCTACCAGCATGGACGCCCATGTTCCCAGTGTCCGCCCAGCTATGGAGGAGGCTGCCGGGAAAACCTATGCTACAATGGTAAGCGTTTAGGCTACCTACAACCCAGCCTATTGTAACCAAAAAATGTGGTGATGCTACATCTACTATATTACATGGTTATGATTTTCTTTAGAAGACCAGCATCACCGTGAGACACCAGATATGAATGAAGTTGAGAAGCTCCAAGTAGGAGTGCAGCCTCAGACCACTTCATCCAGGCCTGTTTCGAAACCTGAACCAAGACCTTCGTCACCCAGAAGGCCTACTTCAACAAACACCAAGCAGACCAACTTTCTGAGTAAGTCCTGCTAAAACAATAATTGTAAGATATAAGACTAATTCTAAGAATGTAATACGTAAGTGGAAAAAGAATAGTGTATAGAATAgtgtatagaatagaatgcctttatttgttatatatacatatacacatgtacagtacaatgaaattctttcttcgcatatcccggCTTGTTTGAGGTCATCAAGATGTTACCTTTTCACACAGGGGTAACTGAATTCATAACTGAAAACATATAATTGTGACAAACATACAAAAGTAGAAGAAATTGGGAAAGGGGTGAATACTTTTCAACAGCACTGTAGGTGGCTTCACATTTCCTACATTGTTTCTGTTTAATGACGTGTGGTCAACACTAATTAAACAGTACAGATGTTAACGCTCAACTCCTAGAGTAATGGGATTCTGTGGCTCTCTTGTACTCGGGGGAAGGGAGTTTGCTAGTATTGTTTGGGTCCACTCAGCTTCTTAGATGGAAGAATATTTGCAAGTCAATTATAAGCTATTTTGCTTCTAATTTTATATAGTTAAGCATGGACTGACATGTAGACAGTGCTcattaaaacacaagtttagaaAAGTGGAAAAACTGGTGCCCAAGTACAGTTTTAGAGACATGAATTAGGCTAAACCCAGTATCAGACACTTTATGTTGggttttcatttaatttgttacccatatgtatataaaaaagcAATGTTGGAATAATACTTGCATGTGAATCATACATATTAGTGTAGGTAGTTATgcacttttatatattttacatattgtaTTATTTCCTCTACAGCCCAGAAAATTAAGTGTGAGACCAAAATGAGAGATAAATGCAAAGGCCCCACCTGCAACAGGTCAGTAAAACCATTATGTcaacttttaattttaattgcaATTAGAGAAGCACTGATGCCTCATCTAAATTCATTATGTTCTTCCATCAGGTATAACTGCCCTGCCAATTGCCAATACAGCAAGGCCAGAGTGTGGGGCACATTGTTTTACGATGTGGTAAGTCTTTGAAAGTTACCCACTGTTTTACAGCATGTGTTTTTCTTATCTGAAGATTTATTTTCCTGATTCTTGCAGCAATCCAGTATTTGCCGTGCCGCAATCCACAGTGGGGTCATTGACAATAATGGTGGCTTAGTGGAAATCACAAGAAAAGACAAGGTCCCCTTTTTTGTTAGGTCAATGAAGAATGATGTAGAATCTTTAAGGTATactgtgtttacattttatgttcacaaactgtttttttttttgcatttatacTATTTCTATACTAatcatttgttttaattttttatacagtaaatacaaaGTTGCCAATGCATTTATGGTGGCAGCAGTGGAAAGTAAGTCAtctcattttatataaaatcaaaCGTGTATTAGTGACACATTAATGCCACACTGCCACCAACTACTTATCTATTTTTCTTAACAGAAAGATCAGTGTACTGTTATACCACAGCTGCTGAGATTTGCACCCAGTCATCCAACTGCCCAAGGTACAGTTCTGCTGTTCATACAAGCCCAATGTTGTTCCTACTCATCATAATACATCTTCATCacatttaatattgtttttcagGGTTCTATGTCCAGCCAACTGCAAGAACGAGCCATCATACTGGGCTCCAGTAATTGGAACCAACATTTATGCTGATGTAAGTAGTTGTGACCCTCATTTCTCTGTACCTTTATGGTTGTATGGTGGAAATACCTCTTTTATAATTAATGAGGTAATGCTATGTCAATCTCAAATAGTCCATTTCACACATTTAGGAAATTTGaggaaatacactgatcaaccataacattaaaaccaactccttgtttctacactcactgtccattttatcagctccacttaccatatagaagcactttgaagttctataattactgactgtagtccatctgtttctctgcatgctttgttagccccctttcaccctgttctttaatggtcaggaccaccacagagcaggtattatttaggtggtggatcattctcagcactgcagtgacactgacatggtggtggtgtgttagtgtgtgttgtgctggtatgagtggatcagacacagaagcgctgctggagttttttaataccgtgtccactcactgtccactctattagacactcctacctagttggtccactttgtagatgtaaagtcagagacgatcgctcatctattgctgctgtttgagttggtcatcttctcgaccttcatcagtggtcacaggacgctgcccacggggcacaattggctggatattttaggttggtggactattctcagtccattagtgacagtaaggtgtttaaaaactccatcagcgctgctgtgtctgatccactcataccagcacaacacacactaacacaccaccaccatgtcagtcactgttgtgctgagaatgacccaccatccaaataatacctgctctgttgcatgcagagaaacagctggactacagtcagtaattgtagtcaAAGtgcaactacaaagtgcttttatgtggtaagtggagctgataaaatggacagtgagtgtagaaacaaggaggtggtttaatgttatggctgattggtgtacattccTGCAAATGAACTTGGCCACACTCGTCTTCTTTTGGGTTGCCTTACACATTCTTTTGGTAAACCCCTTTGCCCTTACAGTTGGCCACAGATCAGAGATTTTTCCGTCTGGAGTCTATATAAACCCTTATCACTCAGGGTCCTAAACTGCTACAACAGATGACTATTTGCAAAATCAGATGGAAGATGGTAATATTATGGCATGAAAATGAGAAGTTGTGGATGTATTATGTTCTAATTACTTCAGCTATAGGAACTGGGTTGGTCAGGCAGATATCCAGCAGTCTTTCATTGCCTCTGTGAGGGAAATGTGCAAGGTTTTCGGCTTGGCAGGCTCTGAGATTAATATATCCTCCATTAGGCTGTAGATAAGGACTGTGAAACTATGCCAGGTCCAGTTCTGTAAGCATGTCATAATGTACATATCTCACTCTGAACAAACTGTACAATGATATCATCTGGGTTCTCACAGGGCTGAAGTCATGTATTTGCCTCCAAATTGAAATACAGTAGTATGCCCATTTAGTATATATAGAGGCTTTTTGTGACCCttgttaacattaaaaccacctccttgtttctacactcactgtccattttcttggctttacttaccatatagaaacactttgtagttctacaattactgactgtagtccatctgtttctctgcatgctatgttagccccctttcatgctgttcttcaatggtcaggaccactacagagcaggtattatttggatggtgggtcattctcagcactgcagtgacactgacatggtgtgttagtgtgtgttgagctggtatgagtggatcagacagcagcaatagatgagcaatcatctctgactttacatctacaaggtggaccaattaggtaggagtgtctaatagagtggacagtgagtggacacggtatttaaaaactccagcagcgctgctgtgtctgatccacccataccagcacaacacacactaacacaccaccaccatgtcagtgtcactgcagtgctgagaatcatccacaacctaaataatacctgctctgtagtagtcctgtgggggtcctgaccattgaagaacaggataaaagcaggctaaaaaagtatgtagagaaatagacggactacagtcagtaattgtaaaactacacagtgcttctatatggtaagtggagctgataaaatggacagtgattatagaaacagtggttttaatgttatggctgttcagtCTATGAAGTCAGTGATTGGATTTAGTATGGAATGGCATCAAATGGGGGCATGTCAGTAGAACATCGATCAGTGTTATTAAACTGTGGCACTAAAAGAGGTACCTGATAGAAACTGATAAAAACCTCTTTTGTTTTCCTAACAGAGCTCTAGTATCTGCCGGGCTGCCCTTCATGCTGGTGCCATTAAAGTTTCTGGAGGCTATTTGGACATCTTGGCTATGGATAGGAGGAAGAGCTACTCTGGCAGTCTGAAGAATGGTATCCAGTCTCAAAGGTACTTTtcacttttttcttttgttctgtagtatttgagTCTAGGTGTACAGATTCTTAGGACAGTCAGCTTGGAAGCAAAGTGTGCCCATGGTATGTTAGTGGTCTCAAAGTAATAGTGTGGTGTTCTCTGTGGACAGACCACACAGGAACTCTTTGCTTACTCTAGCAGAGTGATTCTATGGTGTGTGCAAAATGCTGTGTGAGCAGAATTGGCTCCAGTCCATTGGAATCCAAGGCCAAACCCATGCATCATCTTCCATTTCAGCAAAATTGATCCACTAGGGGCTACCAGGCCGGTCTGGTTGCTGACACAGTTAAGAAAATGCACCAATAAAAACGGTAGATGGTTTCTCCCACCGAATGTGTAGGAACCACTTGTGTGAACTATGGCTTATTAACAAGAAAATAATAACACCCTCTCCAGTTACCAGTGATTGGAAAGTTGCAGCAGGTTGACTCACTGGCTCTTTGGTGTCTATAATTACAGTTAATATGAGGCCACAggcctttttttcttttgccttGCTCTCCAGTAGGGCACGGCACTTTTAAAGAATGAATAACAAAGCCATACGGCCAAACACAATAGCCCATAGTGGTTGCTGAAAATGTCAGTTGGTTTGAACAAGACCATAACACCAGCAACAATGAACGAGCCTGTTTAAATCACACTTTCCATGGTTATTTTCCATACGATAATGAAAGAACTTGTATGTATTTAATTCAACAGAGCTAGAAAATAATAAACCGGTCAGAACAAACATACAGAAATATTATTTATGATCATTTCCTGTATTTTGACACATGCTGTACAGGGTGTTTACTTTCATTACAAACGGTCCTACTTTTATGCTGTACAGTGCTGCAACAGCTGCAGTCTGACTCATTTCTCTCTCCCTTTTGCAGTAAAACCCAGACACAGGGAGGCTCGTTCCGTGTCTTCACTGTTCGAGAGTGAAGTGTCCACAAACAGGGCCCCTCGCCAACTACTACCAAGTTACACAAGGTTCCCATCTGGACAGAAAACATTAAACCATTCACTACCTTGGCAACCTTGTCCATTTTTCTCTCAGTCCGAGAGGCATTTTACACATAACACACAGCCAATtgactttctttcttttctgccAGCAAAGATTCTTCATCTTACCGTCACCCAGGAGATTCCAATAGTTTCCTACTTTTGTAGGTTTGTAATGCCACATGCAGCGTGTATGTGGCAGAAAGGACGATTTACCTACCAGCAGTGCTGGGCTTATATTTACATACgatttacagtaaaaaaaataatctgaCTATTTTTTGTATCAATGATCTCATagaaaattaatctaaatattTATCTCACTGTATTTAATCATTTTGTACAGATATTTTTGCTGCACTTTTTACTGTTACAGCTTTGCTTGTCTTTGCTTCTACTTCTTATGACCCTGCTAAGTTTATTTAGTAGAGGGATGGCAGGCAGAGAGGCTTAGTGTCCCAGGGAATGTACATTACTTGGGCTTTGTTCTTCTGGCCAGAAGAGGCTACTGCGCATAGACAGATTCTTTGTGCATACATGGGAAAGGGGGGAAGAGGCCAGGCAAACCTCCAATGAAAAGAGACTTTTCCTCTAAGCCTCTGTCAAAACCTTCCAGTGTCAATAATGGACAGTTATCTAAAGGTGCATAAACAATGAAGCAGCCCCAAGTTCTTGAAGAATCAGCACCTAGTGCATGTACAATCAGAACTTCTGCTATGGCAGCAATCATTTAAACTTATTGTTAAACTGCCATCATTAGGCCTAAAACCTGAGACTTTTGGGAAGGTCCTGTATAAGACCCTGCACCAGACAATACACCACAGTGTTTTATTCactgatttttaaaatgtaaataatgcaaAGAACCACATTCATTAATCCAGAACACCAGTATATCTAATATAATCCTTATAGTTCCCAGTGTTCCCTTATAGCTGAGTCCAATTCAAGCCGATTCATTACATTCTTCACATCTAAAAAGACACTTTACAGGCAGATGAGATAATTAAGGGTCAGGTTATGTAAATGTAGATAGTATTTCCCCTTAGGTAAATGGATGCAGAAGCACAATTTAACTACAACTTATGCAGTATACAGACTCCCACCTTTCTTTTTTcatgtgctacctcagtttttTGCTTCAGCTTTAATTTGGGGTATGGGATGTCCGGAAAACTATTGTACAGCTTTTGAAATTGtgtaaatatatgtataaatgtatgacTTTACATGTTGTTTTAAATAGTTGTGGATGTAAAGGTGTGTTTTCTATAAACTCGTGTTAGTGTCTTTATTATGTGATTTCATGTTCTTAAAATATCTGTCTACTggaactgacaaaagtacaaaaacaatgttttggCTGGCCAACTTGATtgtgcaaccccaaatcagaaaaagttgggacagcttttgtcttctttacatttacttcatttcatttattaatatacctccattcctgcatttcaggcctgcaacacattccaaaaaaagttgtgacggggggctagtaatgaggtgaaaaaactaaataatgatgtgattccaaacaggtgatgtcaagaggtgattgtaatcatggtttggtacaaaagcagcatccaggaaaggctgagtctttgatgagcaaagatgatcagacgatctccagtttgtcaataaatgtgcgagaaaatgattgaaatgtttaaaaacaatgaacctcaaagaaagattggaaaggaatttgcatatttctccctctacagtgcataatatcattaaatgattcaaggaatcaggaggaatttcagtgcataaaggccaagggtgtgaTCTTTGATCTCTCAGatgccactgcatcaagaaccgccactcaacaatagctgatataaccacatgggtgagggattactttggcacacctttgtcaagcactacaatacagagttacatgcacaaatgccacttaaaactttactgtgcaaaaaagaacccttatgttaaccatgtccagaagtggcgtcaacttctctgggcttgaaggcatctaggatggaccatcacacagtaaaaacgtgtattgtggtcagatgaatcagcattccaggtctcttttggaaaaaatggacgctgtgtgctccggaccaaagacgaaaaggaccatccagactgttatcagcaacaagtccaaaagccagggtctgtcatggtatggggctgtgtcagtgcccttggcaaaggtcatttacacttctgtgatggcacaTTTTTCACATAGCATCAGAGTCCAGGGGGCAACTATAATTTATGTACATGTTGGTTTCCTCACACTCAACTTAAACCTCTGGGAGTTTAATTGGGAGTTCTTTAAAGCTTTTAGATGTAAATGTGTAAGTAAGCGTAATGGATAATTAATAACCTGCAACAGATTGGTGCACTGTCCATAGTGTATTCTTGCATTGTGTCTGCTGTTTGTTGATAGTGCGAGAACCACCATGAACCAAATAATGATTCAGTGGTAAACAGTGATGGCTTAGTTactttgaaaaagtaatctgattactgattactcctttaaaaagtaacttagttactttatggattacttgattttaaaagtaactaagttagattacaagttactttacaagttactttactttaagatattcctttgcaatactttatcatttggctgccaacttgtgtgtactgatgagactcaactgaatcccagaacatgctagtgtgaatgcatggaaaacaaattttaattttctttcaagaatatgatacagactgaccaacactattacgctaaatcagcaatgaaaattgactttacttttaatagccttctacaatgctggagcttcttaaaacggaagattttcttttaaatagaagtgttatttacctgctattaaattgttttccaacaaaatccgcccaatttggcggataatcgcgcaatctggcaacactggaatgcgcagagaagctggcgcttttactcgtagcgcgccacgaatactactaaatagttctactgtacttctgtaatggtgttggtggttgacatttatgttgagtgtattactgcactgttttggtgaagaactactcatctgaggtgcgctgctcctgcatgcagaaatgcttccgcaaacaacattgccggcaaagcggtggtgggggggccaggggggtggccgaagattactttatggtggtcatggcaaccactggccaccccctggctccgcccctgccaagaagaaagcaaaaatattttttcactaaggaaaatgacaaaaatagtaacgcacagtaacttggataagtaactttaatctgattactggattggaaatagtaacgcgttagattactcgttactgaaaaatgtggtcagattagagtaacgcgttactaagtaacgcgttacagaccatcagtggtggtaaatgaataaaaatgttgatGGTACTAAGAGATTcataatatttataacattaatattaaatactgtggcgccggcgagcaggaaggcgagcgtcggggcctcgagtgagctgcccttggcagttctctcagtggtttaggacatacactcattcatacacacatacattcatacaacagacaaacacataagctacctatccagctctcaccgcagccacccagtctgccacactgggatacacgctgacggtaag contains these protein-coding regions:
- the crispld2 gene encoding cysteine-rich secretory protein LCCL domain-containing 2 codes for the protein MLRLLSLALMLLAARLASGLFLPDSPELRKLLSRYQDEMKPNITASVVRTRRDIQWSDREEILALHNKLRGGVYPAASNMEYMVWDDELERTATQWAEQCQWDHGPQDLLKSIGQNLAVHYGRYRSPAYHVQAWYDEVKDYTYPYPHECNPWCPERCSGPMCTHYTQIVWATTNRVGCAVHVCPLMNVWGNTWENAVYLVCNYSPKGNWIGEAPYQHGRPCSQCPPSYGGGCRENLCYNEDQHHRETPDMNEVEKLQVGVQPQTTSSRPVSKPEPRPSSPRRPTSTNTKQTNFLTQKIKCETKMRDKCKGPTCNRYNCPANCQYSKARVWGTLFYDVQSSICRAAIHSGVIDNNGGLVEITRKDKVPFFVRSMKNDVESLSKYKVANAFMVAAVEKRSVYCYTTAAEICTQSSNCPRVLCPANCKNEPSYWAPVIGTNIYADSSSICRAALHAGAIKVSGGYLDILAMDRRKSYSGSLKNGIQSQSKTQTQGGSFRVFTVRE